A window of Lytechinus variegatus isolate NC3 chromosome 15, Lvar_3.0, whole genome shotgun sequence contains these coding sequences:
- the LOC121428910 gene encoding uncharacterized protein LOC121428910: protein MPKVKAKKITTAGARKGDDTPKRRPGRPRGPRATSTPASVDLGLGGGNNGPGRSGELNPSQSQVVDVDEKSGRPRSKVSDKMAELDLDLVGREGQAPVGRSIAWHEIVAQESDTGSSGQAQPAVSVPARSAGVAEDLGLDLVEVGVERSEPHAPRLSAVLGAPEPFISACDPLGVEVAISLKEKIWASEYIDLGVLLKHNNARDEFGALSVGDTTLSLCQSGSGLGLQLQPQSKAKKIMSVEQWTSVFLVFASIYAEKHIERSRELMKYMDLIRHAARAFAGYGWRDYDTQFRSKQARLPGRSWASVDAELWLMLVASNG, encoded by the coding sequence ATGCCAAAGGTTAAGGCCAAGAAAATAACGACCGCAGGTGCGAGGAAGGGAGATGACACACCGAAGAGGAGGCCGGGTCGGCCGAGAGGTCCACGGGCGACGTCAACCCCCGCAAGTGTGGATCTGGGGCTGGGAGGCGGCAACAACGGGCCAGGAAGGAGCGGTGAGTTAAATCCCTCTCAGTCTCAAGTtgtcgatgttgatgaaaaaagtggtaggcctaggtctaaagttagtgataaaatggcagagctagatctagatctagtgggGCGGGAAGGCCAGGCGCCCGTGGGCAGATCTATTGCTTGGCATGAGATAGTAGCTCAGGAGTCGGATACCGGTAGCTCGGGGCAGGCTCAGCCAGCAGTTTCAGTGCCGGCGCGGTCGGCAGGGGTAGccgaagatctaggcctagatctagtggaGGTCGGTGTTGAGAGATCTGAGCCCCATGCGCCTAGGCTTTCTGCCGTGTTGGGGGCACCGGAACCATTTATTAGCGCATGCGACCCACTAGGTGTGGAAGTGGCTATCtcactgaaggaaaaaatttgggcaagtgaatatatagatttgggagtgctccttaagcataataatgcacgtgatgagtttggggccttgagtgtaggtgacaccactttgagtttgtgtcaatcgggatctggtcttggtttgcaacttcaacctcaatcaaaggctaagaaaatcatgtcggtagagcagtggacttcggtgtttctagtatttgcctcaatttacgctgagaagcacattgaaaggagcagggagctcatgaaatatatggatttgataaggcatgcagcccgtgcgtttgcaggttatggctggcgtgactatgacactcagtttaggagcaagcaggcgcgtttacccgggcgatcctgggcgagcgtcgacgccgagttgtggttgatgctggtggcctctaatggt